One region of Chryseobacterium sp. C-71 genomic DNA includes:
- a CDS encoding MerR family transcriptional regulator, translating to MKTNLPDKLYYSIGEVAKAFDVNASLIRYWEQEFPIIKPKKNKKGNRYFTPEDIKNLKIIYHLVKEKGYTLDGARIALTTNSKISETVTLIDRLEFVKAELLKLKDSLVEKDSE from the coding sequence ATGAAGACAAATTTACCCGACAAACTGTATTATTCGATAGGAGAAGTTGCTAAAGCATTCGACGTAAACGCTTCATTGATAAGATATTGGGAACAGGAATTCCCAATCATCAAACCCAAAAAAAACAAGAAAGGAAACCGATATTTCACTCCGGAAGACATCAAAAACCTGAAAATCATCTATCACTTGGTGAAAGAAAAAGGTTATACGCTTGACGGAGCGAGAATTGCGCTGACCACCAACTCAAAAATCTCTGAGACAGTTACTTTAATTGACCGACTGGAATTTGTAAAAGCTGAATTGCTGAAGCTGAAAGACTCATTGGTAGAAAAAGATTCTGAATAA
- a CDS encoding helix-turn-helix transcriptional regulator — protein MNSISVLQINLFQSEKNAPDFYFNTLKNHLVSSHKHIEKPHRHDFYVTVIFTRGLGIHEIDFQKYDVSEGSLFFLSPGQVHSWELSADTDGYIFFFSQPYYEMHYVNQKLKNFPFFNSPSFPRKLQIQSEELEGIIHLFKAIENEHLSQNVMKHSFILSLITQIYIHSVRGFSRNENEISAVGISSFKHYQDFENLLEEFFVSQKSISYYASMMNISPKHLNRITQTVMQKTASEIITERVILEAKRMLIYLDESLVEIAFRLGYEEYSYFARVFRKNSGITPSQFVKNHKN, from the coding sequence ATGAATTCTATCTCGGTATTGCAAATCAATCTTTTTCAGTCAGAGAAAAACGCTCCGGATTTTTATTTTAATACTTTAAAAAATCACTTGGTTTCGAGCCATAAGCATATTGAGAAGCCGCACCGTCATGATTTCTATGTCACTGTTATTTTTACCAGAGGGCTGGGAATTCATGAAATAGATTTTCAAAAATATGATGTTTCTGAAGGGAGTTTGTTTTTTCTTTCTCCGGGGCAAGTGCACAGCTGGGAACTTTCTGCGGATACTGATGGCTATATTTTCTTTTTTTCTCAGCCATATTATGAGATGCATTATGTGAATCAAAAACTGAAAAACTTTCCATTTTTCAATTCTCCGAGCTTTCCGAGAAAACTTCAGATTCAATCGGAAGAATTGGAGGGAATAATTCACCTTTTTAAAGCAATTGAAAATGAGCATCTGTCTCAAAATGTGATGAAACATAGCTTCATTCTTTCATTGATTACCCAAATTTACATTCATTCGGTGAGAGGTTTTTCTAGAAATGAGAATGAAATTTCTGCTGTCGGTATTTCTTCTTTTAAACATTATCAGGATTTTGAAAATTTATTGGAAGAGTTTTTCGTTTCACAAAAATCTATTTCTTATTATGCTTCCATGATGAATATTTCTCCGAAACATCTCAACAGAATTACGCAGACCGTCATGCAAAAAACGGCTTCGGAGATTATTACTGAAAGAGTAATTTTAGAAGCCAAAAGAATGCTTATTTATCTTGATGAAAGTCTTGTGGAAATCGCTTTCAGATTAGGTTACGAAGAGTATTCTTATTTCGCAAGAGTGTTCCGCAAAAATTCAGGAATTACCCCTTCTCAATTCGTTAAAAATCATAAAAATTAA
- the ccoG gene encoding cytochrome c oxidase accessory protein CcoG, whose amino-acid sequence MSIQQGNIKIPGSDGEAFRDSVGTMDDTGKRKWVFPRKPKGKFTNYRDYTSYVLLALFFGIPFLKINNNPFLLINLLDRKFFIVGMPFYLQDFFILALGAVISVIFVMIFTVVFGRIFCGWLCPQTIFMEMVFRKIEYLIEGDRNKQMKLDRQNWDSEKIQKRVLKWSVFFMISLVIAHFMFMYIIGYENMFRIIAEGPLEHPLHFTSMLSFSLAFYFVFAWLREQVCTLVCPYGRLQGVLIDKQTINVYYDTKRGENRAKWRNGEDRKAYSKGDCIDCGQCVVVCPTGIDIRNGQQLECINCTACIDACDEVMTKVGLPTGLVRYATEAEIESGKKIGITSRIVVTTVFLGLLIGLLGFLIYDRGSMEAKFIKPAGSTFFVRDGKIINNFTYTFLNKTNEKKVVSIKVLYPDNAEVISSGSSKIILKGDEILKGSISISFPEKDVKFSKQNITIAVLDDKGEILDTFETTFEGPFKLLL is encoded by the coding sequence ATGAGTATTCAGCAGGGCAATATAAAAATTCCGGGAAGTGATGGCGAGGCATTCAGAGATTCGGTAGGAACAATGGACGATACCGGAAAACGAAAATGGGTCTTCCCAAGAAAGCCAAAAGGTAAATTTACCAATTACAGAGATTATACAAGTTATGTTTTATTGGCATTATTTTTTGGAATTCCGTTTTTAAAGATTAACAATAATCCGTTTCTTCTCATCAATCTTCTTGACAGAAAATTCTTCATTGTCGGTATGCCTTTTTACCTTCAGGACTTCTTTATTTTAGCTTTGGGAGCAGTAATTTCGGTTATTTTTGTAATGATTTTCACGGTAGTTTTCGGAAGAATATTTTGTGGATGGCTGTGTCCGCAAACTATTTTTATGGAAATGGTTTTCCGTAAAATTGAGTATCTGATTGAAGGCGACCGAAACAAACAAATGAAGCTCGACAGACAAAACTGGGATTCTGAAAAGATCCAAAAAAGGGTTTTAAAATGGTCTGTTTTCTTTATGATTTCACTGGTCATTGCGCATTTCATGTTTATGTATATCATAGGATATGAAAATATGTTCAGAATCATTGCAGAAGGCCCTTTAGAACACCCTTTACATTTCACATCAATGTTGTCATTCTCATTGGCTTTCTATTTCGTTTTTGCATGGCTTCGTGAGCAGGTCTGCACATTGGTTTGTCCGTACGGACGACTTCAGGGTGTATTGATCGATAAACAAACCATCAATGTCTATTACGATACTAAGAGAGGAGAAAACCGGGCAAAATGGAGAAATGGCGAAGACAGAAAGGCCTATTCAAAAGGCGATTGTATCGACTGCGGACAATGTGTGGTGGTTTGCCCTACAGGAATTGACATCCGAAACGGCCAGCAATTAGAATGCATCAATTGTACAGCCTGCATCGACGCTTGTGACGAAGTAATGACAAAAGTAGGTTTACCAACAGGATTGGTGCGTTATGCCACAGAAGCAGAAATTGAAAGTGGAAAAAAAATTGGGATAACTTCCAGGATCGTTGTGACAACAGTTTTTCTGGGATTACTTATTGGTCTTCTAGGATTTTTGATTTACGACCGAGGTTCTATGGAAGCTAAATTTATCAAACCTGCAGGATCAACATTTTTTGTGCGGGACGGAAAAATCATCAACAATTTCACGTATACTTTTCTGAATAAAACCAATGAGAAAAAAGTAGTTTCAATAAAAGTACTTTATCCCGATAATGCCGAAGTTATTTCGTCAGGTTCAAGCAAAATTATTTTAAAAGGCGATGAAATTTTGAAAGGTTCTATCAGCATTTCTTTTCCTGAAAAAGATGTCAAATTTTCTAAACAAAACATTACCATTGCTGTATTAGACGATAAAGGAGAAATTTTAGATACTTTCGAAACGACGTTTGAAGGACCGTTTAAACTTTTATTATAA
- a CDS encoding SMP-30/gluconolactonase/LRE family protein, whose amino-acid sequence MKNILNAGLVGLVLAFLSCKSTNYNAMLENTEPKLISDQFTFTEGPATDKIGNVYFTDQPNDKIYVWDWKTDKISLFLDKTGRANGTYFDENDNLITCSDNEGEIWKIGKDKSIEVLSKGFEGKRMNGPNDLWLDGIGGIYFTDPLYKRDYWENFKVEIPEKNLYYRNKNGKISKLETFVQPNGIIGSIKLKKIYVSDIDAGKTYVYDILGEGKLSEKKLFCEMGSDGMTLDEEGNLYLTGDGVTVFNNKGEKVHHIKIPEDWTGNVTFGGEKNNILFITASKSVYTLPTKTSGLK is encoded by the coding sequence ATGAAAAATATATTGAATGCAGGTCTTGTTGGTTTGGTTTTGGCATTTCTCAGTTGTAAATCAACAAATTATAATGCTATGCTTGAAAACACCGAACCAAAATTAATTTCAGATCAATTTACCTTTACAGAAGGTCCTGCAACCGACAAAATTGGAAATGTATATTTCACAGATCAGCCCAACGATAAAATTTATGTCTGGGACTGGAAAACCGATAAAATATCTTTATTTTTAGATAAAACGGGTCGAGCTAATGGAACTTATTTTGATGAAAACGATAATTTAATCACCTGTTCAGACAACGAAGGAGAAATCTGGAAAATTGGTAAAGATAAATCGATTGAGGTTTTATCTAAAGGTTTTGAGGGTAAAAGAATGAATGGTCCTAACGATCTTTGGCTCGATGGAATTGGCGGAATTTATTTCACAGATCCTTTATACAAAAGAGATTACTGGGAAAATTTTAAAGTAGAAATTCCTGAGAAAAATTTATATTACAGAAATAAAAACGGAAAAATTTCTAAGCTGGAAACTTTTGTACAACCCAATGGAATTATTGGAAGTATTAAATTGAAGAAAATCTATGTTTCAGATATCGATGCCGGAAAAACGTATGTCTATGATATTTTAGGTGAAGGAAAATTGTCTGAAAAGAAATTATTTTGCGAAATGGGCTCAGACGGAATGACGCTTGATGAAGAAGGAAATTTATATTTAACAGGCGACGGCGTGACAGTTTTCAACAATAAAGGAGAAAAAGTACATCACATTAAAATTCCTGAAGACTGGACGGGGAATGTGACTTTTGGAGGTGAAAAAAATAATATTTTATTTATCACGGCTTCAAAATCAGTCTATACTTTACCAACAAAAACGAGTGGATTGAAATAA
- a CDS encoding DEAD/DEAH box helicase gives MELESIYKKLQIQDMNQMQKSTYKTTENNTDVVLLSPTGSGKTLAFLFPVLRNLQKESTGIQALIVVPARELALQIEQVFKSMGTDFKVTVCYGGHDKKIEINNLKEAPAVLIGTPGRIAYHMRNKNLDVKTIKNLVLDEFDKALELGFHDDMEYIIENMYNLFQRILTSATSMDEIPKFTGLKNEKIVDFLKLGENKPDIQLRKVMTISEEKLNTLFHLICKIGNKRTLIFCNHRETVDRIADLLLDKGIARETFHGGMEQDERERALLKFRNDTARVLITTDLAARGLDVPEVESIVHYQLPTTEDAFIHRNGRTARMNAKGIAYLVMTEDEKFPFIKKDTPEESVKEFSKVPANPPFQTIYISAGKKDKVNKVDIVGYLLKKGELQKEDLGLIEVKDTTSYVAVSRTKVRDLLKKLSSEKLKGKKVKMEVAY, from the coding sequence ATGGAATTAGAATCTATTTATAAAAAACTGCAGATTCAGGATATGAATCAGATGCAGAAATCTACATACAAAACTACGGAAAACAATACCGATGTTGTTTTACTTTCGCCTACCGGTTCAGGGAAAACATTGGCATTTCTGTTTCCGGTTCTAAGAAATCTGCAAAAAGAATCTACAGGAATTCAGGCTTTAATTGTAGTTCCGGCAAGAGAATTAGCTTTGCAGATCGAGCAGGTTTTCAAATCGATGGGAACAGATTTTAAGGTGACGGTGTGCTACGGTGGCCACGATAAAAAGATTGAAATAAACAATCTTAAAGAAGCCCCTGCAGTTTTAATTGGAACTCCAGGAAGGATTGCCTATCACATGAGAAATAAAAATCTTGATGTAAAAACAATCAAAAATCTGGTACTTGATGAATTTGATAAGGCTTTAGAATTAGGTTTTCATGATGATATGGAATACATTATCGAAAATATGTACAACCTTTTTCAAAGAATCCTGACTTCAGCAACTTCTATGGATGAAATTCCGAAATTTACTGGTCTGAAAAATGAAAAAATAGTCGATTTCTTAAAATTAGGCGAAAATAAACCCGACATTCAGTTAAGAAAAGTAATGACGATTTCTGAGGAAAAACTCAATACTTTATTTCATCTGATTTGCAAAATAGGGAATAAAAGAACCTTGATTTTCTGTAATCACAGAGAAACCGTTGACCGTATCGCAGATTTGCTTTTAGATAAAGGAATTGCCAGAGAAACCTTCCACGGTGGTATGGAACAGGATGAAAGAGAGCGTGCTTTGCTGAAATTCAGAAATGATACGGCGAGAGTTTTAATCACAACCGATTTGGCTGCACGAGGTTTAGACGTTCCTGAAGTTGAATCAATTGTTCATTATCAGTTACCGACGACTGAAGATGCTTTTATCCACAGAAACGGCCGTACTGCGAGAATGAACGCCAAAGGTATTGCTTATTTGGTGATGACAGAAGATGAAAAATTCCCTTTTATCAAAAAAGATACGCCTGAAGAATCTGTAAAGGAATTTTCTAAAGTTCCTGCCAATCCGCCATTTCAGACGATTTACATCAGTGCCGGAAAAAAAGATAAAGTGAATAAAGTAGACATCGTTGGATACTTATTGAAAAAAGGAGAATTGCAGAAAGAAGATCTTGGTCTGATTGAAGTGAAAGACACCACTTCTTACGTTGCTGTCTCAAGAACAAAAGTGAGAGATTTGCTTAAAAAACTGAGCTCCGAAAAACTGAAAGGAAAGAAAGTAAAAATGGAGGTAGCTTATTAG